AGCCGGGTCGATGACCTTCGGTGGACAACCCGGCTTCCTCTCCGCGTTGGGGAGAAACGGATGCGTCTGTGCTCAGGCCACAGCGGGAGCGGAAAGCGCGGCGCGTACCTGGGGGCGACCTCGGTGGCGAGCAGCTCGATCGAGCGCAGGGTGTCAGCCTGACGGCCATCTCGGCACCTCCACACTCGTCGTCCCACCAACCGGACGCATGTTCGATGAAATCCTGATCATCGTGTCGTCGGTCCACGGCCGCGACAGCCAAAGCTTGTTGGCGCGCGGCGACCTGGAACGGCTTTCCGCGTTCCCGACCGCTCACACTCGCCCCTCGACTGTGACATGCCTCGTCGACCGCGACAAGACTTCGACAGAGCCTGTATCCAGGCAGCGCCCAGCCAGGGCCGTTAAACTAGTCGCAGCCCTGTTTTGAAACGTGAGGAATCACCGGTGAAGATCGACGCGTCCGCGCCCCTGCGCTGAACCGTCTCGCGACGTGTGCAGCGCCCCTCTTCGCGCTGACCGTCGACCCGCTCAAAACCTCTGCCCTGCGGCCCCGTATCTTCCGTTCCCGGTGACGAGCATCCGTCTCCACGTCAGCGCCCGACTGACTTCGGAGGCATCCATGCCCGCATCAACCACCCATCCTTCTGTCGTGCTCGATGCTGTCACGTTCGCGTGGCCCGACGGCACACCCGCGCTCGCCAACCTGGCGGGAGCGTTCTCACATGCGCGCACCGGCCTCGTCGGCCGCAACGGCAGCGGCAAGTCCACGCTGCTGCGGCTCATCGCCGGCGAGCTTCAACCCGGGTCCGGGAACATCACCGTCAACGGTGAGGTGGCGTACCTGCCGCAGAACCTCACCCTCGACACCGATGTCCCGGTGGCCGAGCTGCTCGGCATCCACGCCCCGCTCCACGCGGTGCGCGCAATCGAAGCCGGTGACGTCGCCCCCGCGCACTTCGACGCGGTCGGCGCCGACTGGGACATCGAAGCCCGCGCGCACGCAGCACTCGCCGAGGCGGGGCTGCCGCCCGGCGCCCTCGACCGGCGCGTCGGGGAGCTGTCGGGCGGTGAGTCCGTGCTGGCGGCGCTGACCGGTATCCGTCTTCGCGGCGCCGACGTCACTCTGCTCGACGAACCGACCAACAACCTCGACCGTGAGTCGCGGGCACGGCTCTACGACGTGATCCGCGCGTGGCGGGGCGCACTCATCGTGGTGAGCCACGATGTGACGCTACTCGATGCGCTCGACGAGACCGCCGAGATCTACGCCGGTGAGCTGTCGGTGTTCGGCGGCCCCTACTCGCAGTGGCGGGCGTGGCTCGAGGCCGAGCAGGCGGCGGCACGACAGGCAGAGACGGCCGCGGCGAGCGCTCTGCGCCGCGAGAAACGCGATCGGGTGCGGGCGGAGTCCATGCTCTCGACGCGCTCAGCGATCGCGAAGAAGGCGTCGGCCCAGAAGCGCGAGCCCAAGATCATCATGAACGGCAAGAAGCGTGCCGCGCAGGTGTCGGCGGGAAGGCTTCGCATCGAGGCATCCGCGAAGGTCGATGAGGCACGCACCGCGCTCGACGCAGCCGAGCGGCGGGTGCGCGACGACGACCGCGTGCGCATCGACCTGCCCGACCCCGACGTGCCCGCGGGGAGGCGCATCGCGATGCTCGGTGACGGCGAGCACGAGTTCGTCGTGCAGGGACCGGAACGCATCGCCCTCGTGGGACCGAACGGGGTCGGCAAGACGACGCTGCTCGAACGACTCATCGAACCGGATGCCGCGGCCCGTGCCCCCGGTATCCTTCCGCGCGTTCGTGCCGAGCTGTTCACCGACCGCGTCGGATACCTGCCTCAACGCTCCGATCAGCTCGATGACGCGGCATCCGTTCTCGACAACGTGCGCGCGACCGCACCCACGGTGACGTCCGCCGAGATCCGCAACCGACTCGCACGCTTCCTCGTACGCGGCGACACTGCGCTGCGACCGGTATCGGCGCTGTCAGGCGGCGAACGCTTCCGGGTCGCGCTGGCGCGACTGCTGCTCGCCGACCCGCCCCCGCAACTGCTTGTACTCGACGAACCCACAAACAACCTCGACCTCGACACGGTCGACCAGCTCGTGGACGCGTTATCGGCATACCGCGGCGCGGCGCTGCTGGTCAGCCACGACGACGCGTTCCTCGACCGGGTCGGCGTCGCGGTGCGGCTCGAATTGCGCCGTGACGGCACCCTCCACGACTGACGTACTTGCTCATCATCCGACGCACGCCGCTCACGTAGGCGACGATCGCGTTGGCGTGACCATGGCCGAGACCGTGTTCGGTCTTCAGCCACTCGACGACTTCCATATGCTTGTGCGGTCGAGTCGGTCGGCGGCCGGGTCCAGCCATTCCTGAATGGGGCGCCCGTATGTCTTCTCGATGCTCGGGGGCGTCTTCAGGGTACGTCGCGTGAACTCTGGCCACCAGGGCAGCTCGCGCGCACCTCCTGAGCGACACGTAGCCAAGGAGGCTTCCCATGCCATCGCTCACTGCCCTCGCCAAGGACGAAAGAACGGCTCGCCAGCTGCTGGCCGTGATCGGTACACCGTGCGACCTCTCGATCGGCGCGCTTCTCAGTCGAGTCGGCGCAGTTGAGGCGATCTCTCTGATCGAGCGCGACATCGCCGTCCCAGGAATAGATGCGGTCGAATCGGCCGTTTGGCGAGATCGTATGCGTTCCCGAGCGAGTACAAATTATCTTGCCGCACAGACGTTCAGCAGCGAGGACTACCGGGTATTGATCCCGAGCGATCCAGATTGGCCGGCTGGCATCACCGATCTCGGCGATCGTGCCCCGTATGCACTGTGGGCGCGTGGGCGCACGAATCTGCTCAGCAACACACTTTCACGATTCGTCACCGTCACTGGCGCGAGAGCCGCCACTGCCTATGGCACACACATCGCCGAAGACCTCTCGGGAGAGCTAGGGCGTGTCTGTTAATTGATTCTTAAGGAAGCTGGGATCGTGGAACCATGTCTCGATTCCAGCTTCTATCTGATGAGCAATGGGATCTAATCTCCGATTTGATGCCAGGCCCGACCGGGAAGAAGGGCCGCCCCTTCGCTGATGCCCGGTTGATGATCGAGGCGATTATCTATCGGTACCGGTGCGGAATCGCGTGGCGCGATCTGCCCGAAACCTTCGGGCCATGGCAAACAGTGTGGCAGTGGCACCACCGGATGGCGAAGGATGGTACTTGGGACCATGTACAGGCTCGACTACACGAGTATGCCGACCGTGCAGGGATGGTCGATTGGGATGTGTCAGTGGACTCCACGATTGCTCGCGCACACCAGCACGCGACGAACGTCACCCGCCTAAAAAAGGGCTTCGTCGAATTACAAGAATCTGCTGACCGAGCCGCCTGATCACGCGATTGGCCGCTCCAGAGGCGGCCTCTCGACGAAAACTCATCAGCTCGTCGATGGGCAGCATGGTTTACCGTTGGTGACGATCTGCACGGCCGGGCAGGATGGTGATGCGCCGTTGTTCATTCCGTTGATGGAACAGCTGCAGGTTGGTCGCCGCACCCGTCCAGTTGCGGCGTTGGGTGACAAGGCGTACTCGTCGCGTGGGAACCGAGCGTATCTGCGTCAGCGTGGCATTGAGGCGGTAATTGCTGAGCCTCGTGATCAGCAAGGGCATCGGAAACGACGGGGTTCACGGGGTGGTCGGCCGCTGAAGTTTGATGCGGATAAGTATCGAGGCAGGAACGTGATCGAGCGTGGTTACTGCCGGTTGAAGCAGTGGCGTGGGCTTGCGACCCGGTATGACAAGCTCGCGGTTGTGTACCGGGCCGCGGTAGTGCTCAACGGGGTGATCGCTTGGCTCAAACATTTAACAGACACGCCCTAGCTGAAACCCATCGCTCGTGGACGGGTAGTGCACCTGGGAGGTATGAACTCTTCCACTGTTTTGAAGCATCGCCGCGTGCTCATCGCGGCCATCGCAAGTGCCCTTGCCTTCGTGCTTCTTGCGGGCATCGGCATCTACGGCCTCATCCGCGGCCCCCACACCAGCAGCCCCGACCCGGAACCCAGCGGCCAGACTGACACAGTGGCCCCGTCGCCGCGGCATCCGGCGACGCGGACTGGGCCGAACGAGATTCGCGACACCACCCGTGCTGAGGATTTCGCGCGTGACGTGGCGGTGGCGCTGTTCACGTGGGATACGGCCAGTGGTTACCAGTACTCGGAGTATGCGCAGGTCATTGTCGATGTCGGGGACCCCACCGGCGCCGAGACCGCAGGGCTCGCCGCTGATGTGCGCACCTACCTGCCCTCCCCGGAGCAGTGGGCGCAGTTGCGCATCCATCAGACCTCCCAATGGCTGACCGTTGACGACCTCTACATACCCGCCGCGTGGGCGGACGCCGAAGCCCAAGCCGCACCCGGGCAACTCCTCCCGGGCACGACCGCGTACACGGTGACGGGCACCCGTCACCGTGAAGGCATCTGGGGTACGGAGCCAGTGGAGTCCTCGCGGCCAGTGGCGTTCACGATGTTCATCACCTGCCAGCCGACCTTCGATCACTGCCATCTGCTGCGCCTGTCTCGCATCGACGAGCCCCTGACGTAAAGGCTGGTGCCCGGAATGCGCAAAATCCTTGCCGCTCTCATCATTGCGGCCGTGTGCTTTGGCCCCACCATCGTGCTCCTCGGCATTGGGCTGGTGATGAACCCCGCAGCGCAAGCTTCCTGCCTTCCTGGCATGTCCCTCACGGTCGGACCCATCCCGGACTCGCTCGACGTGACGACAAAGAACGGTGAACGGTTCACCCTGAACCGAAGGCAGCTCACCCATGCGGCAACGATCATCACCGTCGGCGGGCAAACCGACGGGATCGACACCCGTGGGGTGACCATCGCCCTCATGGCAGCGCTCACGGAGTCCACACTCCGGCAACTGGCGAACACCGGCACCTACCCCGAATCCGGGAACTACCCGAACGACGGCAACGGCTCCGACCACGACTCGCTGGGCCTGTTTCAAATGCGCCCACAAGCCGGATGGGGCACGGTCGCGGACCTCATGGACACCACCTACCAGGCCCGCGCCTTCTATGGCGGACCGACGGGGCCAAACTATCCGTCACCGCGGGGCCTACTTGATATTCCAGGTTGGCAGCAGATGGATATGGGCGCAGCCGCCCAAGCCGTCGAAGTGTCCGCTTACCCCGACCGATACCAGAACTATCAGCCGGTCGCCGAAGCGATCCTCACCGCGCTCACACGCCCTGCGCCCGGAGCTGGTGGTGAAGCAGGGGCGGTGCCGGAGACG
The sequence above is a segment of the Actinomycetaceae bacterium MB13-C1-2 genome. Coding sequences within it:
- a CDS encoding ABC-F family ATP-binding cassette domain-containing protein — translated: MPASTTHPSVVLDAVTFAWPDGTPALANLAGAFSHARTGLVGRNGSGKSTLLRLIAGELQPGSGNITVNGEVAYLPQNLTLDTDVPVAELLGIHAPLHAVRAIEAGDVAPAHFDAVGADWDIEARAHAALAEAGLPPGALDRRVGELSGGESVLAALTGIRLRGADVTLLDEPTNNLDRESRARLYDVIRAWRGALIVVSHDVTLLDALDETAEIYAGELSVFGGPYSQWRAWLEAEQAAARQAETAAASALRREKRDRVRAESMLSTRSAIAKKASAQKREPKIIMNGKKRAAQVSAGRLRIEASAKVDEARTALDAAERRVRDDDRVRIDLPDPDVPAGRRIAMLGDGEHEFVVQGPERIALVGPNGVGKTTLLERLIEPDAAARAPGILPRVRAELFTDRVGYLPQRSDQLDDAASVLDNVRATAPTVTSAEIRNRLARFLVRGDTALRPVSALSGGERFRVALARLLLADPPPQLLVLDEPTNNLDLDTVDQLVDALSAYRGAALLVSHDDAFLDRVGVAVRLELRRDGTLHD
- a CDS encoding DUF4287 domain-containing protein, giving the protein MGSLLGYVSLRRCARAALVARVHATYPEDAPEHREDIRAPHSGMAGPGRRPTRPHKHMEVVEWLKTEHGLGHGHANAIVAYVSGVRRMMSKYVSRGGCRHGAIRAAPRRRPGRGTRRRG
- a CDS encoding DNA-processing protein DprA, yielding MPSLTALAKDERTARQLLAVIGTPCDLSIGALLSRVGAVEAISLIERDIAVPGIDAVESAVWRDRMRSRASTNYLAAQTFSSEDYRVLIPSDPDWPAGITDLGDRAPYALWARGRTNLLSNTLSRFVTVTGARAATAYGTHIAEDLSGELGRVC
- a CDS encoding transposase, with amino-acid sequence MSRFQLLSDEQWDLISDLMPGPTGKKGRPFADARLMIEAIIYRYRCGIAWRDLPETFGPWQTVWQWHHRMAKDGTWDHVQARLHEYADRAGMVDWDVSVDSTIARAHQHATNVTRLKKGFVELQESADRAA
- a CDS encoding IS5 family transposase, whose amino-acid sequence is MGRSRGGLSTKTHQLVDGQHGLPLVTICTAGQDGDAPLFIPLMEQLQVGRRTRPVAALGDKAYSSRGNRAYLRQRGIEAVIAEPRDQQGHRKRRGSRGGRPLKFDADKYRGRNVIERGYCRLKQWRGLATRYDKLAVVYRAAVVLNGVIAWLKHLTDTP